tttgtacatagcctttggcaatattgccatttccacaatgttaattctcccacccaggagcatgggagagttttccatttccttacttctgctttaatttcctttttcaggttcttaaggttttcttttttttttttattcttaaaatttttttttgttgagttCCTTTGTAAAAAACAATGGTCACCAGTAACATATAGTGAAAAAATGCACCTGTTTGCATGGATGTTGTGGCAGTAAATCCTAATGCAAGGACATGAATGCAACATCAAACGAACAgtacaaacagcagagcacgatgcatTTAACCACAGCTCCAGCATGCCTGGGGGACTAAGATGACAAGGACTTCCAGTTTCCATCTGAAATAAgatgctttgggggggggggtaacaagAAACAAGTCATCATAGAGAGTCACTACCTTCAAGGGAACCACTTGACAGGAGTCACTGTCTGCAAAGCACTTGATTAGTGCagatctaaaaataaaacaaaaaaaccaaaacaacaacaacaaagtggcTCTTCAACAAGAgctaatttttttgaaaagtaaatatttgATTCAAATTTTTTTATCTATCAATGAAACTATACCAATATGAAAATTCTATATTCCATGTTTTGGCAACTCAGAATAATCCTCAAGATTTTCAATTAAATTGGTAGGGCCTGCAAATAATATAAATTTCACTCATAACaggactggtttttgttttgtttttgtgttttcagtACTGGAGATTTTAACTGAGGACCTCAAAAATAGTAGACAAATGATCTAACACTCTAGTTgtatcttttgatttttattgtttttgagatagggtctcaataaCTCATGACAGGACATATTTTGAACTTGTggtcctcctatctccacctctcAAACAccagggattacaggtatgtgccagcaTATCCAGCTTGGACTGGATGTTagttttgttggatttttttttcccagtcctaaggcttgaactcagggcttgaacactctCTGAACttcttagcactctaccacttgaatattacttccagttttttctgtgtagtttattggcaataaggcTTATAattagactttcctgtttgggctggctttgaacccaatcctcagatctaagccttctgagtagctaggatttcagacttaagccatcagcacccagaagattagattaTATTTAAGCATGAAAAATTGAAACCAGTAATCCAAAGTCCTGTCTACAACTGCAGAGCAAGTTTCTGGTTATACTTAACTAGtaagaagaaaagtaaaggaccacaataaaatactttttacaaaaTCAGAAAGAACTGCCATGAATATATAAGTTAGGGGTAAGAGCACTGACACATTTACAAGAAGGAGTTAAACAAAAGCTCTTATCCAATCAATCTGAAAATTTTTTATGAGATGTTATATGGAAGACACAAAATAGATTTGTGTTTTATATTGTCCTATTTGATCAAATGCCACAATATTTGACCAAGATTTGGGTATAGTAATatttataccatatatatatgtttaggaACCCTTGcatactgttggtggaaatgtaaataagCAACCATAAGCTTTAAATActacaaaataaggaaaaaggcCAAAAGTTGGAAAGATTTCTCCTTTTGTAACTTCTGACCAGATTATATagcaaaaaaatatttatttgttacttCAGAAGAAattatacagaaataaaattcactAAAGAAGACATGATATAATTTAAGATCATGAGGAGTATTCAGTGATTCTAGTCAGATAACGCCTTCAGGGAAAATCCTTTTCTAACAATATGATTTGTATACCATTAACCTTTCAAACATCACTTCAACTTCATACTATAAAGCTCCCATTTTCTACTTCTCAAAAAAATCATTTCGTTTTTGTCAGTTTTTTGGCAGTATTCAGgaccttgctcttgctaggcaagcactttaacacttgagccacacctccagccctttttgctttgtgtcatttttcaaataggagtctccttttttttttttttacccagtcaTCTTTGGGAGTATACTTCTCCAACAACTGAGATTTTACAGGCATGAATAACCACCCCTGGCTTATTTGTTGTGATGACTCAACAACCTTTTTATCCAAGCTGATTACAAAACTCCAATGCTTCTAATCTCCACTTTCCAAGTATGTGAgcactgcaggcatgagccaccgtgccCAACTACTTTAGCTTTTTAATATCTAacttttgtgtcaacttcttcaATTTACCCTAATTCTACCATCTCCATTTTAAAAGACTATAAAAACTTTCTTTCCCTCAGGAGTCAGAATCTACCATGTAATTAATTACTCAAATCAGGAAATTAAaggtaaaaaaatcaaatagaaataaGTACACTTATTAGTATATATGCTTTTATGTAAGGAGACCACATAATTGCTCTTTCTGATTAATCTCTGGGCCTTAAAACAGAATGATCAGGAAATTATACTATTATACACATAAAATACTTGAAATCTGTGTCCACTGATGTAAGAGTTAAGAAAATAACAGATTATATGACTGTAAATGTTTACTGTGAAACATTACAAAATTGGTATTAccacaagagagagaaaaatcttaactGATATTAGACATCCTAAATAACTAAGGGAAATGCATGATTGGATTGTAACCCCCAGGGAACAACAACAAGACAGTAACATGAATGTCACAAGGGTAAGTACCAAACAGGCAAACCCCAAGTCAGTACAGTACAGCAATGACTGAAACTTAAATAATATCTTgatacagaaagagaaggaaaagataaaatgttGACTGCCATCGATGCAAAAGCATCTCACCAATTGACATAAAATGTTACTAGTTCTTTAAAATAAGTCATAAGAAAACCAAGCCACAATAAGTTAGTGTTTTCCATAATACATGCTGAATTATTTGATCCCGTATGTATACACTGTTAGTCTTAATTCCTAAATGTTGTGACAGCATATTTCATAACTGAGGTACATTAGTTTACATGTTTTTATATGTAGTCTAAGagggttaatttttcttttccagtttttcatCTTCTTCACCAGCTCcaaagaaaatcaaaggaaaCATTCCTAGAATGCAGCCAATCGTCACCCCGACAGCTTTGCCCAAATGTGTGCTAACACGTGTTTGCCACATGTCAACTTGCTTTGGTGTAAGATCAGGAATTGACAGGCCTAACCTGGAAGCCAAAGCTTCAACGTAACCTGCAAGTCCAAGTCCAGCTAAATCTGACACAACATACCCCAAAGCAGCAGCTGCCATTGTTGAAATTCCAAAAATAATTCCAATAGACAACTCGATATGTGTTCCTGCGACAATCATAATTGCATTATCCAAAAAGCCAAACCCTACCAAAGGTATCGCATTGTGGATGAATACATATCTCAGctggcctggggtgggaggttgaGCTTCCAATTTTTCTTGGGCGATGGCAATGGACTCGAAGTGGTGCAGCTCCTTGAGCAGGCAGCTCCTCTCGGTGGACTGCAGGCTGTAGATGAAGTCGTGCGCGCCCGGCGCCTCCATGGGCTCTTTCTTGGGGTGCGTGCCCAGCCGCCGGGGCCCTCCAGGGGCCACAAGCGCCAGCAGCCCCCGCCGGCAGCAGCACCAggacggcgggcggggcggggcggcggcggcgacggcgggaCGCGGCCTCAGGCTGCGCCCGGTCCGGCTCaccagcagcggcagcagccggGACATGGCGGGCGGAGCCACGCAACCCCCGTGGCAATCCCGGCGGGGCGATGTCTGGGCGAGGCTAACCCGGGGTGAAGCCGGAGGCGCCGGTCTCAGCCCGACCCCTCCCCGAGGTCCTCCCGACAGGCAGCCCGGGTGCCCGGCACCATGCACTCGGCGGGCCCGCGCAGCAGCCTCTTCTCGGCTCTCCAGACGCTGCTCGCGGGTCCGCGAGGGATCCCGCACCTCCGCCCCGCGGCGCGGGGCCTGCGGCGGCGCTCGGGAGAGGCGGGCGGGCGCTTCCCGGGCTGAGCCGGGCGGGCGGGTGCGAGCGGGGAGTGTGTCGTTTTTAAggttttcatcatagagatctttcacttctttggctaagtattgtttttttgtgttgtgtttttttttgaggccattgcaaaaggagttacttttctgatttcagccttgctgttTGCATACAGAAAAACCATTGGTTTCaggggatttattttatatcctgctactttgccaaagttttggatcaactaaggtaacttgggagtagaatctatgggCTCTTTAACtacaggatcatatcatctgcaaagagagaaagttttatttcatatttttctatttgttctggCTCAAGAGTTAAAGATTGAGACTTCTCTGAAGTAGAGTTGAGAGTGGACAAGAGGCACATCCAGAGgggctcatcatccctggc
The DNA window shown above is from Perognathus longimembris pacificus isolate PPM17 chromosome 18, ASM2315922v1, whole genome shotgun sequence and carries:
- the LOC125366724 gene encoding transmembrane protein 65-like gives rise to the protein MSRLLPLLVSRTGRSLRPRPAVAAAAPPRPPSWCCCRRGLLALVAPGGPRRLGTHPKKEPMEAPGAHDFIYSLQSTERSCLLKELHHFESIAIAQEKLEAQPPTPGQLRYVFIHNAIPLVGFGFLDNAIMIVAGTHIELSIGIIFGISTMAAAALGYVVSDLAGLGLAGYVEALASRLGLSIPDLTPKQVDMWQTRVSTHLGKAVGVTIGCILGMFPLIFFGAGEEDEKLEKKN